The Fibrobacter sp. UWH6 genomic interval CTACCCCTACCAGTTGGCCTTTATGCCCGCCGACGAAAGCTGGGGTAAGGTGTACTACTATTGGGAAGACCAGACCACCGGTGCTGACGCCGCCCATACTTGTTCCGGTTCCGCAACCGGTTCCAAGAGCGACATCGAAAAGACCTTCTCCAAGATGCAGAAGCTGTTCTCTGACAAGGGCATCCCTGTGGTGATCGGTGAAATGGGTATTGCAGGCCACTACACCCTTAGCGGTTCCGACCTGGAAATGCACCAGAAGGCTCGCGCCGCCTGGTACGGCTACACCGTGGCAACCGCCAAGAAGCACGGCCTCGTTCCCGTTGTGTGGGATACCGGCTTTGAAGGCACCTCCGCCAAGATCGAAGACGGCTCCATCAACGTGAACAACTTTACCATTATCCGCCGTCAAGCAGCTTACGGTTCCGATCTGGGTTCCGTTGTTGACAAGCAGGTCATGAACGCCATGGTCACTCAGTTCGCCGCTGCAGAAGAATACACCCCCGCACAAAAGATTGAAGTCAAGGAAGGCGACAAGGCACTTTGGGTTACCTACAACACCAAGATCAGCACCGCAAGCGAAACTGGTACCGTCCGCCTCAACTTCAACGGTGGCGTAGACTGGTCCCAGTACACAGCAATTTCCTTCCAGCTCCGCACCGAACCTGTTTCCGTCATTGGTTGCGTCGGTGATTCGACCAAGGGTTGCAATGGCTACGCCTGGACAAGTGTCGACGCCTTTGGCATGAGCACGGCAGCAAGCAGCTGGTCCGACTTCCATCTGGGAGCCATGGAAGACTTCAAGAGCGTACTGAACACTGTTACCATCAAGCTGGTTGACGCCGATGGCGACAAGGCAGACGGTCTCAAGTTCAAGGACAAGTCCAAGGTGACCGCATTCGGAATCAACATTTACGCCACCCAGCTCCAGGGCACCATGTACCTGAACAACATCGTCTTGATCAAGGCTGACGGCACTTGCGATACCCTCCAGAGCTTCGACGCTGATTTGCCGGATACCGATGGCATTGCCAAGGCTCAGCTCATTGTCGCCAACGCAGACGGCACCGGTCCCGAATTTGTTGCAGGCATCAAGGCCGTGGCCGCTGTCAATAGCAAGATGTTCGTGAACGTGCAGCAGGGTTATGTGAACGCCACCTTTACCGCAGCCAAGGCAGGTGAAGCTTCCGCCAAGTTGATCAACGGTCTGGGTCAAGTTATCGCCTCCCAGAACTTCACCGCCCATGCAGGGGCCAACACGGTTCAGCTCACCACCGGCTACCGCGGCGCCGCCATGTTGCTGGTCAAGCAGGGCAGCCAGAAGTTCATGCAGAAGGTCATCCTGAAGTAATGAACTAGGTTCGCAAAAAAGTACTGCATACCTTTGATTACGGCCCCTCCCTGGAGGGGCCGTTTCTTTATAAAGTATGCGTTGTAAATTCCGATACCCATGTTGAGAACTCTACACCGGCTTTTTCAACAGCGGCACGAAAAAACAACTAATGCTCCAATCCGGAATATAAATTGTCCTTAAATAAAACTAAGGAGCAATTATGAACTTCAAAAATGCATTCGGTCTCGCCTGCGCCACTTCTTTGCTGGCAAGCGCTTCTGCATTCGCAGCACTTCCCAAGGCCGCCGATCTGGCAGGAAAGATGGGATTCGGTTTCAACATCGGTAACTCCCTGGAAGTCCCCAGCAACCCCACAGCTTGGGGCAACCCGTTCCCCACCCAGGAACTGCTGGATTCCATCAAGGCTGTTGGATTCTCTACCGTCCGTATCCCCTGCGCTTGGGATTCTCACGCTCCTAACGGTGTCATTACCGAAACCTGGCTGGACTCCGTAAAGACCGTCGTTGATTTCGCAATCAAGAACGACCTCTATGTGGTACTGAACATCCACCACGAAGGCGAAGAAGGCTGGTTCCAGACTCACATCGGCGAAACTGTAGAAGCCGCAGTCGACACCAAGATGAAGAACTACTGGACCCAGATTGCAAACAAGTTTAAGGATTACGACGAACACCTGCTTTTTGCTGGTGCCAACGAACCGGGCTCTAACCTGGGTGATAATGACTGGAACGCAGCCCATGCTCAGACCTTGATGCATTACTACCAGACCTTCATTGACGCTGTCCGCGCTACTGGCGGCAACAACGAAACTCGTACCCTGATTATCCAGGGTACCAACACCGACATCGACAAGTCTGTCACCCACATCAAGCCCAACATGCTCCCCACCGACAAGCAGGCAGGCTACATGATGTTCGAAGTCCATTACTATAGCCCCTACCAGTACACCATCATGCCCAGCGAACAGGACTGGGGCGCACCTGGTGGCGAAAAGATTCTGACCCAGTATTTCTACGGTGATTACCAGAGTGCCGATGCCAAGCGCAACGCAGGCTACAACGCATGGACAAATTCCGTCGACGCTACCGTCAGCACCGGCGCCTACGTCGACAATCAGTTCCAGAAGATTGCCCAGGCTTACGGCATCCCCGTCCTGATTGGTGAATTCGGCGCCAACATCCGCTACCCGGAACTCAGCGGCGAAGAACTGCAGAAGCACATCGAAGGCCGTATCCAGTGGCACCGCGACGTGGCCAAGGCCGCCAAGAAGAACGGCGTCATCCCCGTTATCTGGGACATGGGTAACGAAAGCACCGAAGCTTACGACAATATGGCTTATCTCCGTCGTCAGTCCGCTCCCATGGGCAAGCTGCTTGACGCAGGCGCCATCAACGCCATCCGCGAAGTTTATGGTCTCCCCGCCATCAGCGGCGCCTCTACTCCCAGCTCCTCCCAGGTTGTGGAAGGCGACAAGGCTGTTCACATTTCTTACAAGACCGTACAGTCTGACACCAGCGAAGCAGGTACCTTCCGTATCGACCTGAGCGGTGCAAACTGGAGCGACTATGTGGCCATTTCCTTCGACATGCGTGTCGCCGGTACTGTTGCAGGCCCCTGCCTGGATCAGACTCGCGACGGTTGCGGCGAATACGGTTGGGCAAGCGTTTCCCTGTTCAACATGTCCGGCAACTGGAAGTGGAAGGAAGTCAGCCTGGGCAACGTGGATTCCCTCGCTGCACTGGGTCTGAAGAACTACAAGGTTGAATTTGGTGAAAGCGCCAACCAGATGGCTATCGTCGACGCCAAGGGCATGAAGGCTATCGGCATCAACATTTACGGCACCCAGTTCACCGGCGACATGTACCTGGACAATATGCTCCTGTGGAAGGCCGACGGTACTGTTGACACCCTGAACAACTTCGACAAGAAATCTGGCACCTTCGATGGTATCGCAAGCGGTTCTCTCATTGCAGCAAACGCAACCGGCGACTGGGGTACATCTACTACTGCCGCCATCAAGAGCATCGCCGCTACCAACAACAAGGTGATGGTCACCGCCCAGAACGGTCTCGTTACCGCCACCTTCAACGCCCACAGAAGCAGCCAGGCTTCCGTCAAGTTGCTCAACAGCCTTGGTCAGGAAATCGCCTCCAAGAACTACACCGCCATGCAGGGCCTCAGCACCGTTCAGCTGAAGACTGATTACCGCGGCTCCGCTCTCCTGGTCATCAAGCAGGATAACGTGAAGTATGTTCAGAAGGTAACCCTGAAGTAAGCGGTAACGCTTCTAAAAAACTCAAAATCCTTGCGCGACTCAGGAGTGTGTTCCGCAAGGCGGGTCGGTAAAGTGGCGACATAGCCGACCCGGAGATTGTCGCCAAAAATTTGGTCCCTTGGTTTGGGAAGACGGTCGCAGACGTGCGGCCGTTTTTTTATCCGTCCAGTCTGAAGATTTCGTCTAGCTGTTTGTCGTCCATGTCGGCAAGCCAGGTTTCGCCGGCGTTCACCGTCATCTGGGCAATAGCCTTCTTGGATTCCAGCAGGGCGTTGATCTTTTCTTCGAAAGTACCCTTGGTAATAAAGCGGTGGACCTGCACATTGCGGGTCTGCCCGATTCTAAAGGCACGGTCCGTGGCCTGGGCTTCGATAGCCGGGTTCCACCACAAGTCATAATGGATCACCTGGGAAGCCGCCGTCAGGTTCAAGCCCGTTCCCGCCGCCTTCAGAGAAAGAATCAGCACCTTGGAATCAGGATTTTCCTGGAAGTTCTTCACCATGGCATTACGCTGGGTCTGGGAACAGCCGCCGTGATAGAAATCCACCTGCAGCCCCATTTCTCGCTGAATCACTTCCTGGAGCAGGTCGCCCATTTCGCGGAACTGGGTAAAGATTAAAGTCTTTTCGCCCTGTTCCTGGATAGAGGCCAGCAGGTCCAAAAGCATACGGAGCTTTCCGGAATCTTCCACCTTGCCCTCCCCCACCTTCAGGAATGTTCTGGGATGGTTGCAAATCTGCTTTAAGGCCATAATCATCTGAAGAATCAGACCCTTGCGCTTGAACAGGCTGCCACCCGCCGGCACTTCGGCCATTTCCAGGACATCCGCCGTGGAATCGTCCATAGAAATGACGGATTCCCCATTCATAGCCGCCAACTGGGCCATAAAATCGTCCAGGGTATGCTTGTAGAGAGCCGCCTGGCTCTTGGTCAGTTCGGCGTATTCGTCCTGCTGGATCTTATCGGGCAGGTCGCTAATGATGGTCTTGTCAGTCTTCATGCGGCGAAGCATAAAGGGGGCGGTAATATTCTTGAACCGTTCGGCCACCGCCTGGTTATTGAACTTCTGAATAGGAGTCTCGTACTTGTCGCGGAACTCGGCCTGACCCGGCAAAAAGCCGCGGTTACAGAAGTCCATGATGGTCCAGAATTCCAGCAGACGGTTCTCCACAGGCGTACCGCTCATGGCAATTTTCATGGGAGCCTGCTGGGCTCGCAACAGACGGCTCTGTTCACTGTCGGCATTCTTGATATTCTGGGCTTCGTCAATAATCACCACCTGCCAGCGCATGTCACGCAACTTCTTGTGATCCAGGCGGTAAGTGGAATAAGTGGTCAGCAAAATATGGTGCTGGAACTTGTCCAGTTTGCGTCCCGGGCCGTGATAAGTATAAACGGAAAGCTCCGGCGCAAAGCGGGCCACTTCCATTTTCCAGTTGCACAAAAGGCCTGCAGGCACAACCACCAGCACGGAGCCGGGGCCAGGGATACCCTGTTCATCAAACCACCCCCGGGGTGTAATCTTGCCTTCCTGCTTGATCTTCAGCAAGAAGGTAATCACCTGGAGGGTCTTACCAAGACCCATGTCGTCGGCCAGGATACAGCCAAAGCCCATTTCAAGATTCTTATGCATCCAGGCATAGCCTCTTTCCTGGTAGGGTCGCAATGTGGCATTCAGACCTTCGGGTAACGTAAGGGAAGTATCCGCACGCCATTCATCCAGCTGGGCCTTCAACCCGTCGGTCATGGTAATGGGAACTTCGTCGCAGCGGCCCGTCAAGGCAGCCTGCAGCAGACGTGCCGTAGAGAATATGGTCTGTGAAGATTCTTCTTCCGAATCCTCAGACGAGCCGTTTTCCGAGCCTTCTGCTGTGCCCTCACCCGACGTATCCACCCCAGCGGCACCAGCCTTTCCAGAAGCCTTCTTGTCTTGCAGTCGCTGTTCCAGTAGCTTCAAGTCGTCTTCGCTGTATTCCACATACTGGGACTTCATCTTCAGAAGACCGCCGGCGTTCTTCGCCAGCTTCAAAAATTCCTGGGCAGAAACAGTCTCGTCGCCAAGGGCCACTTCCCAGTCAAAGTCCAACAGGTCGCTGGCCTTAAAGGCGCCAATGCCAAGGCTACCCTTAAGCCTCATCTGGGCCTTGGGCTTGGCAATATTCAACAGCGACTTGGGCAGTTCTGTCTTGATGCCGAATACTTCAAACTTCTTGATTCCATAGGTAACGAATTCCTTTAATTCGGCACCTTCCAAAATCAGCGTTTCCGACCCGCGATTTTCCAAATAAACCTTCATAGGCTTAAAGGTTTCGGCCACGCAGTTCAGCACATTCATCAACGCCAGAAGCCTCGGGTCGTTAGCGGCAAAAAGGTTTGCCAGGGGCGAGCGCACCTTGGTCTCGCCATCCTCTTCCACAAACACTTCCAGGCCAACAGCCTTGCCCACTTCACCGCAGACAAACACAATCTGATTGTTGAAATCCAGGGAGTTGTAAACCGAGAACCACTTCTGGATTTTTGAGGGGATCTTCAGGCCGCCGGCAGCCAGGCGCCCGGATTTGCAGTCGAAGAAAAATCCCAGCAAGTTGTCGTGAACGCTTTTCTTGCTGCTCTGGGCCGTGCGGGAAAACCGCAAAAGTCGACCGATAAAAATGGAAAGGATATGTTCGGCAGCCTGGGCCAACTCCTTGCGCACCGGCACCTTTTCAGGCGGGTTCCCGGAATCGTCTTCAGCCCCTTCCTTGGCCACCATCTTCTCGTCAAAGGCGAAATCGTCGGGCACGAACTTTTCCAGTTCCATGACCACATTCAAGACGTCGGGGAGCATTTCGGCAGGGAGCCAGCGGACTTGTGCCGTAAAGCTGTTGACCCAGAACACCTGGGGGTAAATGGCACCGCAACGGACAAGGTAATAGGCCACCGTCAAAAGCTGGTGCAGGTAGCGCACCGTCACATGGTTATGCCACACGCAACTCTGGTTCAGGCGGCACAGAGCCCCCATGATGTTCTCTACCGCAAGGCCAGAGGCCACCACGCGGTCTTCTACCAGCTGGTCAAAAGTCCAGGACCAACCCTTGGCATGGATAACCTGCAGCCGTTCCTTTTCCATAAGGAAGGTGCGGGCGTGATAAATGCCGAAGTCCTGGGCGAACTGTTCGAAGGTTTCGAAATGATTGTAAAAGCTGCGGCACCGTTCCAGTTCGTCGACAAAGCTCTTCTTGAAGTTTCCGCCGGGGCAGAAATCCGGGAAGTTGGTGAGCATGGCCGGCAGCACATGGGAATAGTCCCGCCAGTCCTCAAAACGGAACATGGGAACGCGGGGCGTCTCTTCGCGGAATCCGGGAAACACATGGACCAGCGCCCGCTCCATGGGCACATCCGTTTCCACATTCTCGGGCTTGTAATCCTTCAGGAACGTCAGGTCCAGACCGTGAATCTTGAACAGCACCAGCGGGTCGGCGGCAATCTTTTCTGCCATTTTCAGAAAGGTGGAAATCACGTACTTGCAGGGCAGAGCATCCCTGCAATCGCAGTTCATGTTCACCCGGCTGGCCGCGTCAAAAAGAGTGAGTCCACTTTTTTCAAGCAGGATCTCGATGGAAGGGTTGATGGAATCGTGGGATATGGCCACCAGGTCTGCAGGCTGCTGCTTCAAGAGCCCTACGAAAATATCGGCCTGTTCCTTGGGGAACTTGGGAAATACGATGTAGTTGTCGTGGGAGCCCCCATTGGGGCCCTTCACCTCGGAACGCACACGATTATCCATCACGTCTAGCGACGTGACTTGACCCCTCGCCACATATTTAAGGGCAACCTCTACATCATGGGACGATACGCCGGCAAGCAAGGTGTCGAGCCACTTCTTGCTCCACCACGTCCCTCCATAAACTCCATATTCCATAACGAGCGCAAATGTAATAAAATTACGGCACTTTTGTGCAGCTCTTCGCGCTCTACTTTCTGAATTTAGCCAAGGTCTGCTTCAGCTGTGCTACGTTAATAGGCTTTGCCAGGTGGCCGTTCATGCCCACTTCCTTGCACTTCTGGGCGTCTTCTGCAAAGGCGTTAGCAGACAGGGCAATAATGGGGATCAGGTTGCCATCCTTCTTTTCAGACAGGCGGATCCTCCTGGTGGCGTCATAGCCGTTCATCACAGGCATCATCAGGTCCATCAGAATCAAATCCAGGCTACCTTCAGGGGTACGTTCGAAAACCTTTACCGCCTCTTCGCCATTGTTAGCGCAAGTCACCACCAGGCCCATGTCTTCCAGGAAGTTCTGTGCGATTTCCATATTCAGGGCGTTGTCTTCCACCAGCAGCACACGCATGCCTTCCACCGACACATTCTCGGTAGAAACCTCTTCCCTAGCCAGGGGATTGTGGTTGATCTTGAAGGGGACCGTCACGGCAAAGCGCGTACCCATGCCCTCTTCGCTATGGACTTCGATATGGCCGTTCATCTTGTCTACCAGGCGCTTTACAATAGCCATGCCCATGCCGGATCCCTGGTAGGTGCTGCGGGCGTCGGAGTGCTCCTGGGCGAACGGTTCAAAGATATGCTGAACAAAATCGCTGCTCATGCCAATGCCCGTATCATCCACGTGGAAGCAGTACACCACCTGGTCTTCCGTTTCGCTAATCATCTCGGAATGGCAGAACACGGAGCCGCCGTGCCTGTTGTACTTGATGGCATTGGTCAGCAAGTTCAGAAAAATCTGACGGACATACAGCGGGCTTCCAATAAGATCCCTATGCTTCAGGCTTACGCCGCAGTCATGATCCAGGGTCACGTTATTTTCGACAGCACGCAAACCGGCAATGGTGTAGACATCCGACAGCAAGTCATAAAGGTGGAAGGGTTCCTCGGCCAGAACCGTGTCTGCATCTTCCAGCTTGCTCATTTCCAGAACGTCGTTCAGCAAGGAGAGCAAGTGGTTGGCCGCCGTGCGGGATTTCTTGCGGAACTCGTCGCGGGCCTCGCCCTCGATTTTCTTCATCTCGTCCAGTTCCAGCAAACCAAGGATTCCGTTCAGGGGAGTGCGGATATCATGGGACATGCGGGTCAAGAAGCTGGACTTGGCGGCGCTGGCACGTTCCGCCTTCTGGGCTGCGGCCTTCAGCTGAGCCTTGTAAACTTCTTCACGGGCCACCTCGTCGCTTACAGAGCGGATCACCCACAGCACACTGATACAGCGGCCATTGTCATCACGTTCCATGGCAATGAACTGACCTTCACCCCAGCCAATGTATGTACCCTTGAAGCGGACACTAATGGACTCGCGGCCACCCATGCGCAAAGGCAAGGTATCCAGGTTGGTAAAGTCGGTAATAACCTGTTCGTAGCCGGGCTCCACCATCTGTTCGCTCATGACCTTGAACTTTTCACGGGCATCCCCTTCCTGACCGATGAAGCTCTTGATGGCATCCACATCGGTGTGTCCCAGTTCGCGGAACTTGCCCGACGTTAAATCCACATAGTAAACACAGAAGTAAGCCCGTTCCAGGGCGGCAAAAACCTTCTTGCGGAATTTATCTTCATCCAGCAACATGGTCATGCGTTCCTTTTCCTTCTTTTCCTGGGTAATATCCAGGCCATACAGGATGCATTCCAGGTGTGAATTTCTGGGATTCATCAGCAAACGGACATGAATACGGCAAGGCGACAAGACCTCGTCCACAATAATGTTGTATTCCTGGTCAAAGGAAATATTACCGTCTACAAAGAACTTCTGCAGTTTTTCGCAAGAATAGTTCTGCACAAAGCGGATCTGTGACGCCTCATCGGGAATAAAACGTCCCATGTAAGCAATCAACTGGTCTACGGAACGGCAGTTCCTAAAGCTTTCTACAGAGCGGGACTTCCCGTTCAGGCCAAGCACCACGTTATCGGTTACATCCAGGTGGAAAATTCCAAACGCATCGGGAATGGAAGCGAACAGCAGGCTCACCTGGCTTTCATAAAGCTTCTCGGTACGGCGGATGTTGGTAATGTCCCAGGCGTACTCGATAAAGACCTTGCGTCCCTTCCATTCCGAAACCACGAACTTCTGCGACAGCACGCGCTTGCCCACTTCAAGTTCGTCTTCCTTGATCTTTTCGCCATCCATCTTTTCCAGCAGACAGAACGGGCAGGGGTTATCCAGACCCACCAGATACTTATGGCAGACCGCCCCCGACACAGAGGCTCCGGGAATAAAGGCCAGGCTTCGTGCAACAGGGTTCGCATACAGAATCTCGTGAGTCACATAATCGCACACGATAATAATCTGGTTCGAATGCTCAAAAACCTGCTCAAGAATCTCGGAACTGTCAGCCATTTCTCACCTCTATAAAAATGCGGCAAATTACAAAAATCTTACATCACGAAATATAAACAAAAAAAAAGTCCCCCGGAGGGGACTCTCCAATCTAGACCGCAAACAGGGCCTATTTTCGTCTAGAAGATTGAATTAGGAAGTCTGCTTCTTGTTCACGTGGGCTTCTACCACGTTGATCACGTAGTCGCCCAGGTGTTCACAGGCATTCACCACATCCATGTAGTGCACCGACATCTGGTAATCATACTTCTTGTCGTTGATGTCCACTACGTTGCGTTCCTTCAGGCTCTTGCGGTAATTGTTGATTTCATTTTCCACATTGCGGGAACGGTTATAGTCGGCACCGGGCTTGCCCTCTTCCACCTCGATCATATAGTCCAGAGCCACATTGCACAGTTCAATCATGTGGTTGATGTGCTTGTACTGATCTTCGGTAAAGTCGTCCTTGCTACGGAACTTGTGGTTGATGGCGCGGGCCATGTTGTAGCAGGCGTCGCCGATACTTTCCATTTCAGAAATTTCACGGAGCATGGAGCGGATGTTGCTCTTACTTTCAAGGGAGAGTCGGCCTTCGCTGACCTGGTTCAGGTACTTGGCGATTTCCACTTCCATGCTGTCACTGATGCCTTCATACTTTTCGATGCGGCTGAAGATCTTGGTAAACTCGTTTTCGTCCTTGGTAGTCAGAAGGTCGGGCACCATATTGAACATCTTCTTGCAGCGCTGGGCGAACAGCACGATTTCCTTGCGGGCTTCGAACAGAGAAAGTTCTGCGGTGCTGAGGATACCGCCGGTAATGAACTTCAGACGGAATTCGTCGTCGTCGGCCTTGTCCTTGATAATCTTGCAGATGAGCTTTTCCATGGGCTGGATGAACCAGATCAGGATCAGCACGTTGCACACGTTAAACATGGTATGGAAGCCTGCCACCGCAAAGGTAACGCCATCCTGGGCGGCCTTGACTTCTTCGGGAGTAGAAGGCTTGATAGAAGGATCGAAACCCACCAGGCTGCAAACCAAGTTGATGAAGGGATGGAACACGCAGAGCACCCACACCACACCGAACAAGTTAAACAGCATATGGGCAAGGGCCGCACGGCGAGCCTGGGTCGAAGCACTGAGGGCAACCACGTTAGAAGTGACGGTGGTACCGATGTTCTCGCCCATCACCAGAGCGATACCCTGGTAAATTTCGAGAGCGCCGCTGGAGCAGAGGATCAAGGTGATGGCCATGACTGCGGCAGAAGACTGCACACACATGGTCATAATGCTACCGATCAGCAAGAACAGCAAGGTGCTGGCAAAGCCCCACTGACCGCAGGACTGCACAAAGCTCTGCACCGCCGGGATGTCGCCCAGGTGCATAGAGGCACCCGTGGTTCGCAGGGTGGTAATGGCGAACAGCATGAAGGCCAAGCCGAACAGGAATTCACTAAAGCTCTTGGTTCCGTTCTTCTTGGAGTAGCCCAGAATGATGCCCAGTACAAAGCAAGGGTACACCAGGTAGAGCATGTCGAACTTGAACCCCAGCACCATGATCCAACCAGAGATGGTGGTACCGATGTTTGCGCCCATGATAATAGAAATGGCCTGCTTCAAAGTAAGCAGACCAGCATTAACGAAGCTCACGGTGAGCACGGTAGTAGCGGTAGAAGACTGGATGGTGGCAGTGACTGCGGTACCGGTGGCCACACCCATTACGCGGTGTTTAGTCATGGTACCCAGCATGGTACGCAGGGTGTTTCCAGTGAGTTTCTGAAGACCTTCAGACATGGTCTTCATACCGAACATCAAAAGTGCAAGACACCCAAGAAGGGTGAGCACAGCGAGTTTCATGTCCACAGCGGGCATATATTTTCCTATCTAGCCCATCCACAGGGCCGAGTTTTGCGCCGTTATCGGATCGTCATCACTGCTTTTCAGCTAGTCCGAGCTCGCGGCGTAGTTGTTCATCTATCAGTGTATGGCCAAATATAGAAAAAGGCGAGTAAAGCACAAGTGCTTGCACTTGTATTTTTGAGCCGTACTTTATGCGATTGAAATCGCCATATAGAAATTGGGAAAAATTACACAAAAAAACACCCGACATCACAAGATGCCGGGAGTTGCGGTCCATTCAAAATATTCTGCGTTAGGACTGCAGTTCCGCTTGAATCCTAAGAACATCGTCCACGGAAACGCTATTATCTTCGGCGATTTCTTCAACGGACAATTTGCCGCGGTTTTGTACGGGGG includes:
- a CDS encoding Na/Pi cotransporter family protein, with translation MPAVDMKLAVLTLLGCLALLMFGMKTMSEGLQKLTGNTLRTMLGTMTKHRVMGVATGTAVTATIQSSTATTVLTVSFVNAGLLTLKQAISIIMGANIGTTISGWIMVLGFKFDMLYLVYPCFVLGIILGYSKKNGTKSFSEFLFGLAFMLFAITTLRTTGASMHLGDIPAVQSFVQSCGQWGFASTLLFLLIGSIMTMCVQSSAAVMAITLILCSSGALEIYQGIALVMGENIGTTVTSNVVALSASTQARRAALAHMLFNLFGVVWVLCVFHPFINLVCSLVGFDPSIKPSTPEEVKAAQDGVTFAVAGFHTMFNVCNVLILIWFIQPMEKLICKIIKDKADDDEFRLKFITGGILSTAELSLFEARKEIVLFAQRCKKMFNMVPDLLTTKDENEFTKIFSRIEKYEGISDSMEVEIAKYLNQVSEGRLSLESKSNIRSMLREISEMESIGDACYNMARAINHKFRSKDDFTEDQYKHINHMIELCNVALDYMIEVEEGKPGADYNRSRNVENEINNYRKSLKERNVVDINDKKYDYQMSVHYMDVVNACEHLGDYVINVVEAHVNKKQTS